The DNA segment tgactatgaataataaagatttgataacaattttgcatctttcttcattttttttaattttatattattaaaaaaaattaaacaatcacattaaccatataataaaaaattagattttttcttatatgttatattttaatttttaaatgactttaaattacaaaaataaagaaaccttatatattatatttttcttatatgttagattttttcttatatgttatatttaaaatttttttaaacgactttaaattacaaaaatgtaagttttccttAAACATAtgactaaaaacattaaaattacaTGAACCAATTCGATGGTTGATCTGAAACCTTTCAAAATCAtatgaaagataaatgtcaaaataattcaaccGTGGAAACAGTACTGTTCAATTTTTTCAAGAATATGTTCggtgaaaaaaaataaagatgttGTGTCATGTGTTTATTGTTCAATCTGATCAatctataatatattaattatagtttagttccacaatttttaataaaaattgatccgaGCCAtcgaaaataaattatataataacaataaaaaacattgtatatgtataaataaaatgatcaaatatataaaaaattatcgtaaatatatacaaataaactcacCATGTGCAAAGCGCATGTCTTTATCCTAGTTTACTCAATATTCTCGTGGATCCGTTTGAAATTTAATTgcaactagattttaacccgcacgTTCGtgcatatattttttcattttattattatatttgatattattacaaatgttttaaatatataatttccatTTTAGTATTTTGTATTATGTAACTGtctaatattattgtttatttatatatatatatatattgtatatattttttattcggaattattaatatatagtgatttgtttaatacattttactttgttactaatatatagtaatttgtttaatatattttttattcggcatgaattttgaattttgtttttgttactacattaataaattattttataaaaaatatttgaattttgggtaatattttctaaatttttctcaacagatttgttataattaaaaaaaaattataattaaactgtgatttgtcattaatattttaaatgaactactaaaatttcaaagttttctaataacaactttttaaataatatacttCATCCGTTCCTTAATAATAGACTTTCTAGAAAAAATGTTTTCTTCAGAAAGATGtagtttttgtgttttctatgaaaaaatggtAAACTTCAAGAAAATAATTGACTTTACTgaattattattggttaaaagttattgaaaattgaaaattacagaacATAATACATTAATTATGGTAGTTTaaagtgtttttttaatatgtgtgaaaatactaaaaagatCTATATTTTAGGAATGGAAGGAGtatgaactaaaggttattatatattattatattttttatatgaaaattttaaacaatatattgctgatagtttcaaaataaataaaaagataatatatacttgtagatataaaagtttaacatatgtaaataaatttattttgtacaaaaatattatttaatttatgaacataatattattaaatgaaacaatttttttttgtttatttacctatttaatataattttttcatatttaatacatatagcacttatttgtttatataatacataatataaatatagaatttataaaaaaatagtatataatttttattttcgtgttttatgataaaattttagttaacattgatttataacaatattatattactaattatgaaattaattaatatgtataaaataattaattttaagtaAGGTTTTGCTAGATTTTTTATCaacagatttttttataattaaaaataaaataaaattcaaatttatagctgatttattattaatgtaagtaattaaatatatcttaTTAACTAATTCTTTAAATCGTTATACTATAACTTGTTAATGGTTGATAAAAATATgaccctaaattaatagattagattttctaaatttttctcaacagatttcgttataattaaaaaaaattataattaaaatttgatttgtattaatattttaaatgaactactaaaattttatagttttctaataacatacttttcaaataatatatgaactaaaggttatcatatactattataattttgtatataaaaattttaaacaatatattgttgatagcttcaaaataaataaaaatataatatatagttatagatataaaagtttaacatatgttcataaatttattttatataaaatattatatattttttgaatttaaacatattttaatgatgagtgataattttattaaatgaaacaatttaatttttttgtttgtttacctaattaatataatataacacttctattttttatatagtgcacaatataaatatagaatttataaaaaaatagtatataattttcatttccgtgttttatactaaaattttagttaacattgatttataataatattatattactaattacaaaattaattaatatgttattttataaaaatctttaaaattttaagtaagatttttttaaactatttctcaacagattttgttataattaaaaataaaataaaattcaaatttagagctgatttattattaatgtattaactaatttttttaagtgGTCTTGCTATGATTTGTAATGGTGGATAAAAATATgatcctaaattaatagattagacttTATATTGTTAATTTCAATTTTCTGGATTATATGGTCCAGATCTTTCAAAGCTCTATGCTAAATTTTACCACAAAGAAAAAAAGCTCTATGCTAAATCCGCTCCACGAGACTACGACCCTATGACTTAGGCGTACTTTGGTCAATTTAACTCAAAAGCTTCGTACGCACGCTGACTGTCACACAGGGTTGAAAATaatccattttatttttttgaacaagGCTTGAATAATCCATAAAAGCTAATTCATTATAGAGTCCTCTGCTTTGCCTGTCGGACAAGAGGTAAGAAGAAAGAGGCGAAAGTAAATGTTTATCTGTTTCCAGTACTGTcgctttgtttttttattattatatcagATGCAATTTATCCTCACAAACCCTAATTTGCAGAACCGATCTAGCTTTCAAGAGACAATGTTGCCCGAGAGTGAGAACCGAGAAAATCTCAGCAGCCCTAGCTTCATTAAGTCTTTGTCTCTAGGACAAAACTGGAAATCTAAATCCATggtaactctctctctctctgttctgcTCGAAAGTGCTTTGTAACAAGTCGTCTTTCCAGTTGattcttctcttttctctcgATGTTGTTTCTGAAAATGTAAGAAGCTAGACTTTGATCAGACTCTAGTTGATGGTTTCATTAGCTCTTGGCTCATTTTTCTGCTGGTgttgattttagttatttttatacCTTTTTCTCTGCATTGCTTGACCTACAAACCAAGCTTTTAAATTCATGTTTTGCTGCTTATGCTTTGCACTGGAAAGTTATAGCTTTCAGTCTCATGTTTTCTCGTCTAATATCAGTATTAATAACATCTGATTTGTGGCTCTCTTAAGAGGATTTTTCCGGAAGAGTTTGTGAGAAGCGCTGGTGAGGCGTTTGTACACAGGGTGGTGCTTTGTGTTCTCTGGAACAATTCCTGGCAATGTTGGCTCCAGCAAGACAAGAATGGTCTGTTTATGGTCGAAGAAGATTGGGAtgagtttgtggatgacaaccTTTTAGATACAGATGATATCTTGCTCTTCACACACCAAGACACGATGTATTTTCAAGTGAGAATCTTCAAGAAAGATGGGAAAGAGATCACTTCAGTACCTCTTGAAGGTGAACCTGAGACTCAACCATTTCACCAGGAGACAACCCCTGCCTATGCCTCTGGTAAAGACCATTGAAACAAATCATACTCATGCTCTTCAAACTCAAAcctattattttcattttacgGCTAAGAactgactctttttttttttaattgtatttctCGTCTGAATTTTCAGCAAATGGAGGAACAAGTAGCCGAGCAAGAAAGGGTTATGCTCATGTCGAAAACCCTAAGCGATACCTCTTAAATCCCAGAAACCCTTACTTCGAGAAGACGCTAACGAAGACGAACACAGTTCTGGTAATAGTTGTAGCATGTTAAGTTTCTTTGCAGACTTGGCTTATGTCTATTTGCTTCTAATTCAGACTTGTCCGTTTTAATGTTTGAACAAGTAGTATGTGAATACGTGGGTGATTGAGGAGTATGACTTGGAGTTTAGTCCTCCTAATACCCACATGCACTTCCTTCTTCCCGATGGAGAAACACTCGATGGCTACACCAAGGATTACGGCGGTTCACATAGTTTCCTTGGCTGGGCAGCTGTATGTGAaaggtgcaacttgagaacagGAGACACTGTGGTTTGTGAACTTGAACTCTCAGGACGTGTGGTTGTAGCTGTTAGAGTGCATTTACTCGATGAATGACAAGTCAACTCTACTCTCCTTGTTAGTCAGGTCTCTAAACATTAGTTTTAACCCAACTTATTGTAATGTTAGATGTAATCTCTATGTTGGTTTAACCAATTTGTAACACTAAAAAATGTGATCCTTATAACAAACTTGCAAATGCTaaattttttgttcttttgctTTTTGGTCTTACTCGCATAGTACATATTTTTCTTTGCTTTGGCTCTACTCTTACATTCAGCgcatatatttttctattaaacCATGCAAGACCCTCTGCATTATCATGTCCACACGATTCTATGCTGCTAACTCAGAAAGAGATCCAAAATTACAGTTATGAAGTCATTGTTCCTAGTTTGATTGCATACGTAAATGGATTGCTATAGTTCATCTTTAAGAGAATGGTTTTGATGCAGAATTATCAGATTTTAATACAACGAAACAGTCAACAACACTGCGGCAAAAGATCCTATTGACAGTGGAATATTTCAGATTttaattgaataaaatgttaTATCATTTGTATTCCAGAGTGCCCCTTTAGGTTATGAAAATTTCAACCTAAACCCATCATCTACTACAATTATTACTTAAGCAGacaagtgacaaaaaaaaaagagatttgaGTTGATCAGGGAAAGCTTATCTGCGGGAAGACTTTGGCTTGAGCCTCTTGTAAGCCATGTACGTGACAGCCGCCGAGAGAGAGTACCTGTTTTCATCAGACACAGACACAAGCACATCTCTCTCATTAAACCATAGCACAATCTAAGACAAAACAATTCCAAGAACAACTCATGTATCTGTATGTAGTTACCATGTTAATGAGTAATTGAGATGGTCCTGTGGCATGACTTTACTGCGGATCAAAGTGTTCATGTCCCTGGGGACAGGATACGGTCTACTCCGATCTATGTCTTCATGAACGTCCTCTACGTATATTGTGTTTTCAGGAAGACCTATGGCTCGAGCCATTGCGGGAACGTCTACATAGAACCACTGCCCGGTGCTTGGATCATTGGCTGGAACAAATATGCTCGGGTTCTCCCCTCCCCTAATCACACCAATAACTTCTACAGGCTTAACCGTTGGCACATCCTCCTGCAAGGTTTCAGTTTTCACAAGACATAACGTGTGTAACAAGATTTGATAAAGACGCAAAATGAAAGAAGTTTCTGAACAAAAGGGTTAACTAACAAGACCAACCTTAGTAATCACTGGCGTCTTAGACCAAAACTTCCACCAGGAACTTTGTTCATGGGAGAGTGGTTTAGCTTTTGTAGACTCATTTGTAACGAAGTCAGCCTCAGTAGATTCTGTTGACTTCTCCCTCCAACTTCGAGGAACCCATCCGCGATTCACCAGAATAGGCGACTGCATGCTAGTTGACAAAAAGTTGATTTTTCAACAACATGGACGAATGGTTATAGAAAGACTTAAAAGCAAGGAGAAAAGATCATTACCCTCACCTATCCAGGTCACCAGGGATTGGCATCAGAGGCGTGATAACATAGAATCCATTTTCAGTCACTCCGGATATGGACCTAGACCGTGGACCCAGATAGATAGACTTTTGCTCGTCAAAAACACCCTTGCAACTAACTCGTCTAAACTCCAAGGCATCCGGATTCTTATCCGGAGGATGTTCTGTATTTAGCTTCATAGGTTCCATTTTCAACCGCTGTTGTTGGTACTCCAGCGTTTTGATCTACGTTAACAAAGAGCGAATCAAGCTTTAAGGTTATACTCAGCCAAATAATGACAAATGCACCAGCTTCAGCAACAATTCAGAAG comes from the Brassica rapa cultivar Chiifu-401-42 chromosome A01, CAAS_Brap_v3.01, whole genome shotgun sequence genome and includes:
- the LOC103838929 gene encoding surfeit locus protein 1 isoform X1, which translates into the protein MATSLSKLLTKSKPHSHVCSTSHSLHRQFRLRHFSAVAALETQTSSPATPQVSDKKRRSNWSRLLLFLPGVITFGLGSWQIDRRDEKIKTLEYQQQRLKMEPMKLNTEHPPDKNPDALEFRRVSCKGVFDEQKSIYLGPRSRSISGVTENGFYVITPLMPIPGDLDSMQSPILVNRGWVPRSWREKSTESTEADFVTNESTKAKPLSHEQSSWWKFWSKTPVITKEDVPTVKPVEVIGVIRGGENPSIFVPANDPSTGQWFYVDVPAMARAIGLPENTIYVEDVHEDIDRSRPYPVPRDMNTLIRSKVMPQDHLNYSLTWYSLSAAVTYMAYKRLKPKSSRR
- the LOC103838918 gene encoding B3 domain-containing protein At5g25470-like isoform X2 produces the protein MLPESENRENLSSPSFIKSLSLGQNWKSKSMRIFPEEFVRSAGEAFVHRVVLCVLWNNSWQCWLQQDKNGLFMVEEDWDEFVDDNLLDTDDILLFTHQDTMYFQVRIFKKDGKEITSVPLEGEPETQPFHQETTPAYASANGGTSSRARKGYAHVENPKRYLLNPRNPYFEKTLTKTNTVLYVNTWVIEEYDLEFSPPNTHMHFLLPDGETLDGYTKDYGGSHSFLGWAAVCERCNLRTGDTVVCELELSGRVVVAVRVHLLDE
- the LOC103838918 gene encoding B3 domain-containing protein At5g25470-like isoform X1, encoding MFICFQYCRFVFLLLYQMQFILTNPNLQNRSSFQETMLPESENRENLSSPSFIKSLSLGQNWKSKSMRIFPEEFVRSAGEAFVHRVVLCVLWNNSWQCWLQQDKNGLFMVEEDWDEFVDDNLLDTDDILLFTHQDTMYFQVRIFKKDGKEITSVPLEGEPETQPFHQETTPAYASANGGTSSRARKGYAHVENPKRYLLNPRNPYFEKTLTKTNTVLYVNTWVIEEYDLEFSPPNTHMHFLLPDGETLDGYTKDYGGSHSFLGWAAVCERCNLRTGDTVVCELELSGRVVVAVRVHLLDE
- the LOC103838929 gene encoding surfeit locus protein 1 isoform X2, producing MATSLSKLLTKSKPHSHVCSTSHSLHRQFRLRHFSAVAALETQTSSPATPQDKKRRSNWSRLLLFLPGVITFGLGSWQIDRRDEKIKTLEYQQQRLKMEPMKLNTEHPPDKNPDALEFRRVSCKGVFDEQKSIYLGPRSRSISGVTENGFYVITPLMPIPGDLDSMQSPILVNRGWVPRSWREKSTESTEADFVTNESTKAKPLSHEQSSWWKFWSKTPVITKEDVPTVKPVEVIGVIRGGENPSIFVPANDPSTGQWFYVDVPAMARAIGLPENTIYVEDVHEDIDRSRPYPVPRDMNTLIRSKVMPQDHLNYSLTWYSLSAAVTYMAYKRLKPKSSRR